The genomic DNA AGCACGGACATGATCGCAGCAGCTGCCTCACAATGCCGAGTTCCGACGGCGATCTTGTCCATACCGGCAACCAGAGCCCGGTCCGTGATCATCGCCGCCTCCCTCATATAGAAAAGCTCGCGCTCGGACTTGACCAGCGCACACGTCGCTACCAAGTCGCTTGCGTCAAGCGGCTCCTGAACTCCTAATGCGCCGACAAGTTTGGGGTAGTCGACCATGCTCAGCGCAGACACTTCGACGCCGATACGTGCAGATGCCCCCACCTTGTCCTTGACGAACCGCCCGATCGCTTCCCACGCACCTTCCCCGCTGGAGCCGGTGATGCAGCTTTCGGCGTATCCGACAACCCGTTCCTGCGGAAGCCAGCATCCGGCGTCGGCCGCAGTGTCGGCGTCCATCTTACGCAGGATGAAGTAGGGATCGTCATCCAGCGTCACGAGCACGCCCTGCGGCGAATAAGCATGAAACTCATACCCCAGGAGATAGACTTGGTCGGCCTGTGAGGACACCACCAGCGCGTCCATCCCAGCCTTAGACATCAACGCACGCGCCTTATCGAGCCGAGTCCGAAACTCCGAAGTCTCAAACGCCTGCACAATATTCTTGTCGTTCATATAAAGCTTCTCCTCCCAATTTCGCCATCCGACACCAGCTCGTCCAAGGCCCCTCCGACGGAGCAGGCTTGGGAAAAGGCGTCCCCCGGTGTGTCGACACCTACTGTCGACATATTGTCGTGAACTTGTCAATTTTTTTTCGAGGTTCGACCGCATATTTTATTTGGTGCAGATTGCGGGTAACGGGCGATCCCGAATAGGTTTCATAGAGTCGGGATCGCAGTCGATGTCGTGATCTATCCGTGCTCGATGCCTTCTGCTCGCTGATTCACCCGGCTCTCGATGGCTCAAATTCTCCCGCAGACTGATGGGCCAGTGCTCATCACTCGGCCAAAGACGATGGGCTGGTCCATGTTGCGGTCGCGAACCCGCTGTGGCCACTGTCACCACATGCGCCGGATAGGCGATCTGCCGTGGCACGTGCGGTTATCCAATCCGGCTCCGCACACGCAGTTTCGATGCGGCGCGGCTACTTCGGCCTTTGCCAGACCTCACAGGTGTTTACGAATTTGGATGCGTGGATTCGCCGAAGATTACGGGCCGTAGACCGGCTGTCGGACGGGCAGCATCCACCAGCCGCAGCCGGAGCAAACGAGAACGCAACGCCTTGATCAAACTCGCCGAAGTCCACCTCCTGCGGCCGTCCCCGATGGCCGGTTTCGGCATCATGGGCGC from Mesorhizobium sp. M1E.F.Ca.ET.045.02.1.1 includes the following:
- a CDS encoding Xaa-Pro peptidase family protein gives rise to the protein MNDKNIVQAFETSEFRTRLDKARALMSKAGMDALVVSSQADQVYLLGYEFHAYSPQGVLVTLDDDPYFILRKMDADTAADAGCWLPQERVVGYAESCITGSSGEGAWEAIGRFVKDKVGASARIGVEVSALSMVDYPKLVGALGVQEPLDASDLVATCALVKSERELFYMREAAMITDRALVAGMDKIAVGTRHCEAAAAIMSVLCAGAEGIPGGPPPWLPHIRGGRFSNAPHQPWMDDVFAAGEQYFLELSAARHRHSAPVTRMAHLGPATARRKNQHEGGLAGLQAAVDTMRPGATCGDVARAYDAAIRPYGLTRPSRIGYSIGVDSISGASLAPNNDTEILANMTFHLQSAFYERGERYMLSDTVRVTENGAELMSAIPHTFVERPA